The Maridesulfovibrio sp. genomic sequence CGTAAGGTATATCCGACTGACGATGATTATAATTACGTAACAAAATATAAATATTCCCAGATTCAAGAAAAAGGGGTCGGCTCCGTTGAAACAAGGATTAAACGTAAAGATGGAAGCATTATACATATCATTTTGAGTTCAAAGCCACTGGACTATAAAGACTGGTCAAAAGGAATCTGCTTTACGGCCCTTGATATTACCAAGAGGAAAGAAATTGAAGGAAAATTGATTGCCGCAAAGCAGGATGCTGAAGCTGCCAATACCGCAAAATCGGAGTTTCTGGCTAATATGTCTCATGAGGTGCGCACTCCGCTTAACGGTATTATGGGAATGCTGCAGTTGATGCATATGGATGGACTCAAGCAGCAGCAGGTTGAACGTGTTGATTTTGCCATGGAGTCCTGCAGGCGGTTGACCCGGTTACTAAGCGATGTGCTTGATATCTCAATGATTGAATCGGGAAATTTGCAGATAGTTAATGCGGAGTTTGTTCTGGGTGATGTCTTAAGCTCGGTCTATTCACTGTTCAAGCCCGTAGCTGTTCAGAAAAATGTGGATCTGCGTTTTGATATAGATGGAAATCTGCCGGAAAGATTGTCCGGAGACAGCAACAGGCTGCACCAGATATTTAATAACCTGATTGGTAATGCCCTGAAGTTTACTGATAACGGCAGTATTTCAGTAAAAGCGTATTCCCTGAGTAGCAGACATCCCGGTATGCATAGAATTCTATTCTCTGTATCTGATTCGGGAATAGGAATTGAAGACAGTAAGCTGGAATCAATATTTACTTGTTTTACACAGGCTGATGCCAGCAGGACCCGCAGTTATGAAGGGGCCGGTCTGGGGTTGTCCATTGTGAAGAAGCTTCTGGACTTGATGGGCGGTAATCTTTCCATTGTCAGTGAAGTCAATGTCGGGACTTCTGTTTATTTCTGTCTGGAGTTTGAGCATGCTGACCGGGGGCTGGAGAACGTTGAAAGCCCCTTGAATGAAAACAGCATGGGGATTCAGGATTTTAATGTACTCATTGCTGAAGACGAAGAAATAAATCTGCTCACGCTCAAGGGTCTTCTTGAGAGACTGGGGTGCACGGTGTCAATTGCCGGAGACGGTTGTGAAGTTATTAAGCTGCTTAATGAAAATGACGGGGAGTTCGATTTGATCTTCATGGATATTCAAATGCCGAATATGGGGGGACTTGAGGCCACTTCCCTTATCCGGGCCGGGGCGGCGGGAGAGTCGAATAAGGAAATACCCATCATCGCATGTACTGCTTATGCCATGACCGGTGATAAGGAAGAATTCCTTGCAGCAGGAATGAGTGATTATTTGTCAAAACCTACCCAGACTGGCGAAGTTAAAAATATTTTGATTAAGTATTCCCGCTGAATCTGAGCAGCAGTGTTTTTAGTGAGAGCAGGTTCTTCCTGCAATAAAAAACTTTGAAAGCTTGGCGAGTTGGCGTACTCTGCCTGCTATGTCACATGCCGATTCAATTACTCTGCTTAATCTGGAATTCAATTCTTCCTGTAACCTGCGTTGCAAATGGTGCTCCTTGGATCATGGAAAGGAGCGTAAGGTCATGCCCCGTGAAGTGCTGGAAAAGGTGATGGAGGAGGTTGGTTCCGGGGTATTCAAAAATCTGCGTCGTATCGACCTGCATAATGGCGGGGAGACTCTGCTGCATCCCGATTTGCCGGGAATGCTTTCAGTCATCCGCCGTCATCGTCCATCCATCCCTTCCTCTGTAACTATAGGGCTTCTTACCAACGGTATGTTGTTGACCCCTAAAGTTTCCGAACAGATTTGTCGCAGCAGGGCGGTTACGCAGGTCCGTTTCAGTATTGACGGCGGATCGCCAGCAGCATTTGAATCTATTCGCAAAGGCGCCAAGTGGGATGTGGTCAGGCGTAACGTGCAGTCTTTTATGGAAATCAATCACCGGTCCAAAGTGCCTGTGCAGACAGAGATAATCTGCATGATTCCTGCGGAGGGGGTGCCGGACAACAAGCTGGATCCGGACTTTGCCGCTCTTTTACAGCTTGCCGATAAGGTCAGTGTGCGCAATCCGCACAATTGGGACGGCAGTGTGGATTTAGGCGTTGATGACAGCGGTTACCGGGTGATCGCCGAGCAGCGGCTGGGCGAAGTCTGTTTTCTGCTGCAAAAAAATCTGGTTGTACTGCCCGACGGCAAGGTTACTGTCTGCTGCAACGATCTTAATGAGCGTGGAGTATTCGGCTCTGTTCTGGAAAATACTCTTGGAGAACTTGCCGCCCATCCTGTCCGGCAGGCGATGATCCGGGCCTTCAAGGAAGGGCGTAAGGATGAGATTGAGCTGTGTCGCGGATGTACAGGATTTTATGCTCCGAATCCGGGGGGGAAGTAGTGCTGCCCGAATTTGTTTACATAACGCGTTTTGCAGTTAAAGCAGGCGGACACGGTGGCAACAGGCGCACAAGGCAGATGGCCGAGCTTTTTGCAGAGCTGGGGGTTCGGCTTGCGAATATATCTCCTTATGCCGGGGGCGGGGAGTTCAACAGTGACTCAGTTCTGTTTTCCCCGGACCGGGATTTTGATTCTCTATATGGTTTCAACGGTCATATTGCTTCACAGTTGAGTACGGACAGGTCGCTTGCTGAGGCCGTGGCGTCGTCCGCCATCAAAGGTGCGGTTGTCGATGATCCTGTCTTTTTTCCCCATACAATGAGGGTCTTTGCGGAAAAAGGTATTCCGGTAGTTTCGGTGATTCATAATATTGAGGCGTTTCTTCCGCGAAGTATGGAGATTAAACCTCAGTGGGATGTTCTTCAGGAGGAAGTTCGTACTGCTATGAGTTCCGGGCTGTGCGTGACCATTGCCCGTGAGGATGCGTGGCTGCTCAGGAATATGGGGGTGGAGTGCTATAACTTTCCGTATTTCCCTTCAGCGGACGTCGAAGCCCAGTTGGCCGGAATTCGTATCTCCCGGCGAAAATCAGAAAAAAAATTTTGTCTCTGCATGGGGACAGCATTTAACCCGCCGACCTTATTCGGAATGAAAAGGCTGGTTGAGAACTGGCCAGGTCTTACCGGAGGACAGTTGCCCCTTGTTCTTGCCGGGTATGGTGTCGAGCGTTTTTTTATACAGGAAAACATGCCTGCATCAGTAATAGTTGCAGGTGGGGTGGATGACGAAAAGCTGGGTTCCCTTTTAAGTGAATGTATAGCCTGCGTGTTGCATCAGGATGTCGGCGCTGGAGCGTTGACCAAAATTCCTGAACTGCTGCGGGCCGGCATTCCTGTTGTCGCCAGCCAGCATGCCGCCAGAAGTTATGGCGGATGTGCCGGGGTATATGAATATCAGGATCTGGTTGAACTTCCACAGGTGCTGGCGCAGGTCATGCAAAAACAGAGCGCTCCTACTCCCCTTGTGAGAGCGGATAAAAAACAATTGTTATGCAATGTTGCCGAGGTGCTGGGGATTAAATCCAGACATCATTCTCGGCAGTAAAGTCACCGCCGTCGGCATCTCCGGTGTTTACTACTCCGCGCGGTTCAATGAGCATGACCCTGCATTCTTCTGCCGCAACCGGTTTATGCTCTATTCCTTTGGGGATTACATACATTTCACCTGCATTCAGGGTTACTTTCCCGTCCCTGAAAAGGATGTCCAATTCTCCTTCAATAACCATGAATGTCTCATCAGTGTCCTTGTGGTCATGCCAGACGAATTCACCTTTCAGTTTGGCAAGTTTGAACTGGTAATCGTTCATTTCCGCAACTACGCGCGGTGACCAATGTTCGTTGAATTTCGAAAGTTTATCCTTGAAATTGATGGCCTGATACTTCATTGTGTGTCCCCTGATTTTGGTCAGTATTTTGTTTTTTTGAGGGTATAAGGTCTTTGTTTGCTTCGCCAGCGTGAAGTTCAAACTCCTGTTTGAACCCGGCTTCATTTCCAGTTATACCTTGAATATAAATTTCCTTCATCACACGGAGAAAGCGTATGAAGTCTTTTAACGAGCAGTCCTTAAAAGAGCAACTTGCTGAAGTAGAGGCGGAGAAAAGGAAATATTCCCATGGCGGCAACCTGCGCCAACTGGCGGAGCGGGCCGGGTGTCCTTCTTCCAAGATTGTGGATTTTTCGGCTAATATAAATCCGCTTGGCCCTCCTTCGTGGTTGCAGCAGGAGGTGGTCCGGGCGTTGAATGAGGTTGACCGTTATCCTGATCCGGAATGTTCGGAGCTTACTTTAGCAGCCTGCGAAAAATATTCGGTCTGGCCCACGGAATGTCTGGCCGGTAACGGAGCCTCTGAACTGATAGCGGCCATTGCCCGAGTGGGCGGATTCAAAAGAGCCGTGATTCCGGTTCCCTGTTACGTTGATTATGCGCGTTCCTGCAAATTGGCGGGATTGAAGACTGAGCATATTCCCCTTGACCCGCAACGTGCTTTTGCCCCGGATTTCGAAACGCTTTCTTCCTTTCTTGCTGTATCTCCTGCTTTGGTTTTTCTGGCCCAGCCCAACAATCCTACCGGAACAGCTTTTGATCCTGATGAATTGAAGGCATTGGCCCGCAAACATCCTGATTCCCGCTTTGTGATTGATGAGTCCTTTGCCGATTTTGTTCCGGGACTGGAACGTCTGGCAGGCCGACGTCCGCCCAATGTCATCACTATTGTT encodes the following:
- a CDS encoding cupin domain-containing protein; the protein is MKYQAINFKDKLSKFNEHWSPRVVAEMNDYQFKLAKLKGEFVWHDHKDTDETFMVIEGELDILFRDGKVTLNAGEMYVIPKGIEHKPVAAEECRVMLIEPRGVVNTGDADGGDFTAENDVWI
- a CDS encoding ATP-binding protein, whose translation is MLSALRFILAAICGAIVLCLLSAVQKIYMGWPLALQSFVVPFVFGAMTGAVFNSYTLFENRQRKTERLLEAKEVQLGTILSAAPIGIGMVVERVFQEVNDFFCEMTGYSRDELIGFPSRKVYPTDDDYNYVTKYKYSQIQEKGVGSVETRIKRKDGSIIHIILSSKPLDYKDWSKGICFTALDITKRKEIEGKLIAAKQDAEAANTAKSEFLANMSHEVRTPLNGIMGMLQLMHMDGLKQQQVERVDFAMESCRRLTRLLSDVLDISMIESGNLQIVNAEFVLGDVLSSVYSLFKPVAVQKNVDLRFDIDGNLPERLSGDSNRLHQIFNNLIGNALKFTDNGSISVKAYSLSSRHPGMHRILFSVSDSGIGIEDSKLESIFTCFTQADASRTRSYEGAGLGLSIVKKLLDLMGGNLSIVSEVNVGTSVYFCLEFEHADRGLENVESPLNENSMGIQDFNVLIAEDEEINLLTLKGLLERLGCTVSIAGDGCEVIKLLNENDGEFDLIFMDIQMPNMGGLEATSLIRAGAAGESNKEIPIIACTAYAMTGDKEEFLAAGMSDYLSKPTQTGEVKNILIKYSR
- a CDS encoding radical SAM protein, yielding MSHADSITLLNLEFNSSCNLRCKWCSLDHGKERKVMPREVLEKVMEEVGSGVFKNLRRIDLHNGGETLLHPDLPGMLSVIRRHRPSIPSSVTIGLLTNGMLLTPKVSEQICRSRAVTQVRFSIDGGSPAAFESIRKGAKWDVVRRNVQSFMEINHRSKVPVQTEIICMIPAEGVPDNKLDPDFAALLQLADKVSVRNPHNWDGSVDLGVDDSGYRVIAEQRLGEVCFLLQKNLVVLPDGKVTVCCNDLNERGVFGSVLENTLGELAAHPVRQAMIRAFKEGRKDEIELCRGCTGFYAPNPGGK